CAGGAGGCAATCCAGTGCAAAACAACAAAGGCAGAACAGTATTTGAAATGCTTCTGGCTCTTATCATTGTCGGCATACTTCTTATTGGCGCAATTACATACATCCAGAGGGCAACAAAGATTGTAAAGGAATATGCCCTTATAAGCGAGCTTGGCAATATAAGGACATCTGTTCTGCTTTATTTTGTCATAAACAGGAAATTTCCTGATAGCTTAAAACAGATGGTAAGTGAAAAGATAATACTGCCGTTTCAGGATACAGAGGCCATAAAAAAGATGGCAGGAAATGCAGGTGTTACCGTTCAGACAGGCACCATAATAATTGATAGGACATATCTGGAAAAGATAGCAATGGATAAAGACGGGAATATTACAGATCCCTTTGGGAATCCGTATAACTATGATGCAAGACTGGGCAAGATTTCAAGCTCAACGTTTAATTATGGGGGGTGGTAAAGACATTTTTTGTAGTTGCCCATTTATGGGCGAATTTAAAGACGCCGATAAATCGGCAAACTACAAGGCTTCAGCCTTGAAAAAATCAAATAAAAAAGGAGGAAAAACAAATGAAAAATCAAAAAGGTTTTACACTGATTGAACTGGTTATGGTCATATTGCTGCTCGGAATCCTTGCGGCAGTGGCTATACCAAGGTTCTGGGGCTTGGCTGCAGATGCGGACAGGGCTGCGGCACAGGGAGGTGTAGCCGGCATAAAAAGCGGGGGTACAATATATCACGCAAGTAGATTGGTTAATGGAGCCGACGTTTATCATGGCAATCCTTTGAGTAGCGATGTGGTAAGCGACATATATTCGTATACCGCCTCTGATACCCTAGCAAATACCTGTGCTGGTATTGCTGTTATGAGCCCCCAGCAATGGGGGGTGGGTACCGCTTCAGGTGATGCAACAAGAATATACTATAGATGGAAGAGCGCCAAGACCTTTAGTTTCTGGACTTACACCAGTGCAACAGGGATAGTAAGCCCAATATCGACTGAAACTGATTGCTCTGCCACTTGGTAATATAAACAGGATAAGGTTTCAAGCTTGATCCTAAATAGTTATCATTACAATTATGAAAGGGTGGGCCAATGCCCGCCCTTTTGTTTATTATGCATATCATCTGGCTCTTTATCTTCAATACATCCTTGATTATCCTGACTCCTTTTATCAAAGGTCCCGGCAATTATCTGGCATTCACCCTTATATTTCTCGGAACAAACCTCTTAATCCTGTCATTTGTATGGCAGGCGATTAAAAATGGAGCAATTGAAATAGTTTTATCGCCTTTATCAGTCGTATCTCTCTTTTTTTTAGCCGTCATCCTGTCTTCATTCTTTTTCACCATCAATCCGCCGTCCACAAGATATGGTTTTTTTACTATGGCGAGCGTAATAATAAACAGCATATTCCTTTCTTTCGTAAGACCGACCGGCCTCCATACAAAGGGGGATGAAAATCAACCCCACCCTCACCTTAATCCTCTCCCTGAGGGAGAGGAAACTATTTTGTTCCCTCCCCTTCAAGGGGAGGGTCAGGGTGGGGATGGGGTAAAGAAGGTATTCCCGGAACAAAGATTATGGAATGGTCTTTGCCTTATTCTCGTAATCACCGTAACAGCGCTTTCTCTTATGGCTCTTTATCAATACATCACAGGCCACAGCAGTTTTGAAGGAAGGGGGCATGGCACATTTGTCAATCCAAATTCATTTGCAGGC
The nucleotide sequence above comes from Deltaproteobacteria bacterium. Encoded proteins:
- a CDS encoding prepilin-type N-terminal cleavage/methylation domain-containing protein, whose amino-acid sequence is MKNQKGFTLIELVMVILLLGILAAVAIPRFWGLAADADRAAAQGGVAGIKSGGTIYHASRLVNGADVYHGNPLSSDVVSDIYSYTASDTLANTCAGIAVMSPQQWGVGTASGDATRIYYRWKSAKTFSFWTYTSATGIVSPISTETDCSATW